Proteins found in one Endomicrobiales bacterium genomic segment:
- a CDS encoding transketolase family protein — protein sequence MVETYGLKATRIGFGEGLAELGKTNPKVVVVGADTAASASLNLFYEKFPDRFYNVGIAEQNMIGIASGLSLTGLIPFASTYAIFSSGRPWEEIRTTVCYSNLNVKIGGSHSGVMVGPDGATHQALEDIAIMRCLPKMTVIVPCDMVETKKAAIAAAKMYGPVYLRYGREPMPIITKEDSSFEIGKAITLKNGGDVAIFACGHLVYEALCAAEILAQSGIKASVVNVHTIKPIDEEAILKTAKKCGAVVTAEEHQIAGGFGSAVCEVLAKNCPVPVEMIGVFDTFGESGAPLDLLKEYGLKAENIVAAALKAIKRK from the coding sequence ATGGTTGAAACATACGGGCTTAAAGCTACAAGAATTGGTTTTGGCGAGGGTTTAGCTGAACTTGGCAAAACCAACCCAAAAGTTGTTGTTGTTGGAGCAGATACGGCGGCATCGGCTTCTTTGAATTTATTTTATGAGAAGTTCCCGGATAGGTTTTATAATGTTGGCATTGCCGAGCAAAATATGATTGGCATAGCATCAGGCCTTTCTTTAACTGGTTTAATTCCATTTGCCTCAACTTATGCGATATTTTCATCTGGCAGGCCATGGGAAGAAATCAGAACAACCGTTTGCTATTCAAATTTGAATGTAAAAATTGGCGGCTCGCATAGTGGTGTAATGGTCGGCCCCGACGGAGCTACTCACCAGGCTCTTGAAGATATAGCAATAATGCGTTGCCTGCCTAAAATGACAGTTATTGTGCCATGCGATATGGTTGAAACAAAAAAAGCCGCAATTGCGGCCGCAAAAATGTACGGCCCTGTTTATTTGCGCTATGGCAGGGAACCTATGCCAATTATTACCAAAGAAGATTCCAGTTTTGAAATAGGAAAGGCCATAACACTAAAAAATGGCGGCGATGTTGCCATTTTTGCTTGCGGACACCTTGTTTATGAGGCACTATGCGCCGCAGAAATACTTGCGCAAAGCGGCATAAAGGCAAGTGTTGTGAATGTTCACACAATAAAACCTATTGATGAAGAAGCTATACTTAAAACAGCCAAAAAATGCGGTGCAGTGGTTACAGCTGAGGAACATCAGATTGCCGGTGGTTTTGGTTCCGCAGTTTGCGAAGTACTTGCAAAAAATTGCCCGGTGCCTGTTGAAATGATTGGCGTTTTTGATACTTTCGGCGAAAGCGGTGCCCCATTAGACCTGCTTAAAGAGTATGGGCTCAAAGCTGAAAATATAGTTGCAGCGGCATTGAAAGCAATAAAAAGAAAATAA